Proteins encoded by one window of Verrucomicrobiota bacterium:
- a CDS encoding Fic family protein, which produces MTWNWQREDWPNFSYDAVALTELENRFLRESGTLLGAFKHLGSNERKTITIDLISDEALKTSEIEGEFLDRESLQSSIRKQFGLQADGKKIPPAEQGVAEMMVDLYENFDTTLDHTTLHDWHRMLLNARKDIKEIGRYRSNPEPMQVVSGTIHAPKVHFEAPPSAYVTWEMDVFVKWYQQSKDAIPVLTRAGIAHAYFVSIHPFEDGNGRIGRAISEKAMSEKLGQPTLIALAKTIEGNKKAYYEALQGINRTNEITSWLIYFANTVLEAQKATINLVEFAIAKAKLYDRLSDQLNARQAKVIARLFKEGPSGFTGGLSAENYISITRTSRATATRDLSDLVNKGALTKTGMLKHTRYYLNI; this is translated from the coding sequence ATGACATGGAACTGGCAACGCGAAGACTGGCCAAATTTCAGCTATGATGCCGTGGCTTTAACGGAGCTGGAAAACAGGTTTCTAAGGGAATCTGGCACGCTGCTTGGCGCATTCAAGCATCTCGGCAGCAACGAGCGGAAAACCATCACCATTGATCTAATCAGCGATGAAGCTTTGAAAACTTCGGAAATCGAAGGTGAGTTTCTGGACCGCGAGAGCCTGCAATCCTCCATACGTAAACAATTTGGACTCCAGGCAGACGGGAAAAAGATCCCGCCTGCCGAACAGGGCGTTGCTGAAATGATGGTCGATTTGTATGAAAATTTCGACACGACTCTTGACCACACCACCCTTCACGATTGGCACCGCATGCTTCTGAATGCCCGCAAGGACATCAAAGAAATTGGGCGCTACCGGAGTAATCCTGAGCCCATGCAAGTGGTCTCGGGAACTATTCATGCTCCCAAGGTTCATTTCGAGGCTCCCCCCTCCGCATACGTTACCTGGGAAATGGATGTATTCGTCAAGTGGTATCAACAGTCAAAAGACGCTATCCCGGTCTTAACACGTGCCGGCATCGCCCATGCCTATTTCGTTTCCATTCACCCCTTTGAAGACGGTAATGGCCGTATTGGAAGGGCTATTTCAGAAAAGGCCATGTCTGAAAAGTTGGGCCAGCCAACGCTTATCGCTTTGGCCAAAACCATTGAAGGCAATAAGAAGGCCTACTACGAAGCCCTTCAAGGCATCAACCGAACAAACGAAATTACAAGCTGGCTTATCTATTTCGCAAACACCGTCCTGGAGGCCCAAAAGGCGACTATAAACCTCGTCGAGTTCGCGATCGCCAAAGCGAAGCTTTACGACCGACTGAGCGATCAATTGAATGCCCGGCAAGCCAAAGTCATCGCTCGCCTTTTTAAAGAAGGGCCTAGCGGGTTCACAGGGGGTCTTAGCGCGGAAAACTATATCTCGATCACAAGAACCTCGCGAGCCACCGCAACAAGAGATCTCTCCGATCTGGTAAACAAAGGTGCGCTCACCAAGACGGGAATGCTTAAGCACACACGCTACTACCTTAACATTTAA